The following are encoded in a window of Dromaius novaehollandiae isolate bDroNov1 chromosome 11, bDroNov1.hap1, whole genome shotgun sequence genomic DNA:
- the LOC112990889 gene encoding H(+)/Cl(-) exchange transporter 5 isoform X2 yields the protein MALPAAQLTVARGIRVKEGVTEILKQFDGLDALAMDQKGYRRGSYQSSTSDEDMVEIAGASLDFSMADDDPPLDREMGGFSSYNGGGMNGTSKMMDFLEEPLPGVGTYEDFNTIDWVREKSRDRDRHREITSRSKESTWALIHSVSDAFSGWLLMLLIGLLAGSLAGLIDISAHWMTDLKEGVCLAGFWFNHEHCCWKSNTTFTDRDKCPEWKSWSQLIIGHGEGAFAYILNYFMYVMWALLFSLLAVLLVKGFAPYACGSGIPEIKTILSGFIIRGYLGKWTLIIKTITLVLAVSSGLSLGKEGPLVHVACCCGNILCHLFTKYRKNEAKRREVLSAAAAAGVSVAFGAPIGGVLFSLEEVSYYFPLKTLWRSFFAALVAAFTLRSINPFGNSRLVLFYVEFHMPWHLLELIPFILLGIFGGLWGAFFIRSNIAWCRRRKTTKLGKYPVLEVFVVTAITAVLAFPNEYTRMSTSELISELFNDCGILDSSKLCEYVNDFNSTKGDDLPDRAAGPGVYTAMWQLALALIMKVFITIFTFGMKVPSGLFIPSMAVGAIVGRLLGVGMEQLAFYHHDWVIFSGWCSQGADCITPGLYAMVGAAACLGGVTRMTVSLVVIMFELTGGLEYIVPLMAAAMTSKWVADAIGREGIYDAHIRLNGYPFLEAKEEFSHKTLAMDVMRPRRNDPPLTVITQDSMTVEDVEAIINETTYSGYPVVVSRESQRLVGFVLRRDLIISIENARKKQDGIVSTSIIYFTDHSPPLPPSSPSMLKLRSILDLSPFTVTDQTPMEIVVDIFRKLGLRQCLVTHNGKLLGIITKKDVLKHIAQLANQDPDSILFN from the exons ggtTTTCCTCATATAATGGAGGAGGGATGAACGGCACAAGCAAAATGATGGATTTCCTGGAGGAACCTCTTCCTGGTGTGGGGACCTACGAAGATTTTAACACTATAGATTGGGTGCGAGAGAAGTCCAGGGACCGGGACAGGCACAGAGAG atTACCAGTAGAAGTAAAGAGTCAACATGGGCCCTGATACACAGTGTGAGTGATGCTTTTTCTGGCTGGTTGTTGATGCTTCTCATAGGGTTGTTAGCAG GTTCCTTAGCTGGTCTGATAGATATCTCTGCCCATTGGATGACAGATCTGAAAGAAGGAGTGTGTTTGGCAGGCTTCTGGTTTAACCATGAGCACTGCTGTTGGAAATCTAACACAACGTTTACAGACAGAGACAAGTGTCCAGAGTGGAAGAGCTGGTCACAGCTTATTATTGGCCATGGGGAG GGGGCGTTTGCATATATTCTCAACTACTTCATGTACGTTATGTGGGCCTTGTTATTCTCCCTTCTTGCTGTGTTACTTGTAAAGGGGTTTGCTCCTTATGCCTGTGGCTcaggaatcccagag ATCAAAACTATCTTAAGTGGTTTCATCATTAGAGGCTACCTGGGCAAGTGGACGCTGATCATCAAAACCATCACCTTAGTGTTGGCAGTGTCCTCTGGCCTGAGCTTGGGAAAAGAGGGCCCCCTGGTGCACGTTGCCTGCTGCTGTGGGAACATCTTGTGTCATCTCTTCaccaaatacaggaaaaatgaagcaaagcGCAGAGAG GTTTtatcagcagctgcagctgctggtgtGTCTGTAGCTTTTGGTGCACCGATTGGAGGAGTGCTCTTTAGCCTGGAAGAG GTCAGTTATTATTTTCCTCTTAAGACACTGTGGCGCTCTTTCTTTGCTGCTCTGGTAGCTGCGTTTACTCTGCGCTCCATCAACCCTTTTGGGAACAGCCGCCTGGTTCTCTTCTATGTGGAGTTTCACATGCCGTGGCATCTTCTGGAGCTTATACCATTCATCCTTTTGGGAATATTTGGTGGGCTTTGGGGAGCTTTCTTCATTCGCAGCAACATTGCCTGGTGCAGGCGACGCAAGACAACCAAACTTGGCAAATACCCAGTGCTGGAGGTGTTTGTAGTGACTGCAATCACAGCTGTCCTGGCCTTCCCCAATGAATACACCAGAATGAGCACCAGCGAGCTGATTTCTGAGCTATTCAATGACTGTGGGATTTTGGACTCTTCCAAGCTCTGCGAGTATGTGAATGATTTCAACAGCACCAAAGGGGATGACCTGCCAGACCGAGCTGCTGGCCCAGGAGTTTACacagccatgtggcagctggcTTTGGCCCTTATAATGAAAGTCTTCATTACAATCTTCACCTTCGGCATGAAG GTCCCTTCAGGTCTCTTCATCCCCAGTATGGCAGTCGGCGCTATTGTGGGCAGATTGCTAGGAGTAGGAATGGAGCAGCTGGCGTTTTACCACCACGACTGGGTCATCTTCAGTGGCTGGTGCAGCCAAGGGGCTGACTGTATCACTCCTGGTCTCTATGCAATGGTTGGGGCTGCAGCGTGTCTAG GTGGGGTGACCCGAATGACTGTGTCCCTGGTGGTCATTATGTTTGAGCTCACTGGTGGACTGGAATACATAGTTCCTCTGatggcagcagccatgaccagcAAGTGGGTGGCAGATGCCATTGGGCGGGAAGGCATTTATGATGCCCATATTCGTCTCAACGGCTACCCTTTCTTGGAAGCCAAGGAAGAGTTCTCGCACAAGACACTTGCAATGGATGTAATGAGGCCACGGAGGAACGATCCGCCTCTGACTGTCATCACTCAGGACAGCATGACAGTAGAAGATGTTGAGGCCATAATCAATGAAACAACGTACAGTGGCTACCCAGTGGTGGTGTCACGGGAGTCCCAAAGGCTTGTTGGATTTGTCCTCAGGAGAGACCTCATCATTTCAATCG AAAACGCCCGGAAGAAGCAGGATGGGATTGTGAGCACTTCAATTATTTATTTCACTGACCACTCTCCTCCACTGCCTCCGAGCTCCCCGTCCATGCTCAAACTCAGGAGCATCCTGGACCTCAGTCCTTTCACAGTGACAGACCAAACGCCCATGGAAATTGTCGTGGATATATTCCGCAAGCTCGGATTGCGCCAGTGCCTGGTCACTCACAACGG GAAGCTACTTGGGATCATTACCAAAAAGGATGTATTAAAGCACATTGCACAGCTGGCTAACCAGGACCCAGACTCTATACTCTTCAATTAA
- the LOC112990889 gene encoding H(+)/Cl(-) exchange transporter 5 isoform X4, with amino-acid sequence MDQKGYRRGSYQSSTSDEDMVEIAGASLDFSMADDDPPLDREMGGFSSYNGGGMNGTSKMMDFLEEPLPGVGTYEDFNTIDWVREKSRDRDRHREITSRSKESTWALIHSVSDAFSGWLLMLLIGLLAGSLAGLIDISAHWMTDLKEGVCLAGFWFNHEHCCWKSNTTFTDRDKCPEWKSWSQLIIGHGEGAFAYILNYFMYVMWALLFSLLAVLLVKGFAPYACGSGIPEIKTILSGFIIRGYLGKWTLIIKTITLVLAVSSGLSLGKEGPLVHVACCCGNILCHLFTKYRKNEAKRREVLSAAAAAGVSVAFGAPIGGVLFSLEEVSYYFPLKTLWRSFFAALVAAFTLRSINPFGNSRLVLFYVEFHMPWHLLELIPFILLGIFGGLWGAFFIRSNIAWCRRRKTTKLGKYPVLEVFVVTAITAVLAFPNEYTRMSTSELISELFNDCGILDSSKLCEYVNDFNSTKGDDLPDRAAGPGVYTAMWQLALALIMKVFITIFTFGMKVPSGLFIPSMAVGAIVGRLLGVGMEQLAFYHHDWVIFSGWCSQGADCITPGLYAMVGAAACLGGVTRMTVSLVVIMFELTGGLEYIVPLMAAAMTSKWVADAIGREGIYDAHIRLNGYPFLEAKEEFSHKTLAMDVMRPRRNDPPLTVITQDSMTVEDVEAIINETTYSGYPVVVSRESQRLVGFVLRRDLIISIENARKKQDGIVSTSIIYFTDHSPPLPPSSPSMLKLRSILDLSPFTVTDQTPMEIVVDIFRKLGLRQCLVTHNGKLLGIITKKDVLKHIAQLANQDPDSILFN; translated from the exons ggtTTTCCTCATATAATGGAGGAGGGATGAACGGCACAAGCAAAATGATGGATTTCCTGGAGGAACCTCTTCCTGGTGTGGGGACCTACGAAGATTTTAACACTATAGATTGGGTGCGAGAGAAGTCCAGGGACCGGGACAGGCACAGAGAG atTACCAGTAGAAGTAAAGAGTCAACATGGGCCCTGATACACAGTGTGAGTGATGCTTTTTCTGGCTGGTTGTTGATGCTTCTCATAGGGTTGTTAGCAG GTTCCTTAGCTGGTCTGATAGATATCTCTGCCCATTGGATGACAGATCTGAAAGAAGGAGTGTGTTTGGCAGGCTTCTGGTTTAACCATGAGCACTGCTGTTGGAAATCTAACACAACGTTTACAGACAGAGACAAGTGTCCAGAGTGGAAGAGCTGGTCACAGCTTATTATTGGCCATGGGGAG GGGGCGTTTGCATATATTCTCAACTACTTCATGTACGTTATGTGGGCCTTGTTATTCTCCCTTCTTGCTGTGTTACTTGTAAAGGGGTTTGCTCCTTATGCCTGTGGCTcaggaatcccagag ATCAAAACTATCTTAAGTGGTTTCATCATTAGAGGCTACCTGGGCAAGTGGACGCTGATCATCAAAACCATCACCTTAGTGTTGGCAGTGTCCTCTGGCCTGAGCTTGGGAAAAGAGGGCCCCCTGGTGCACGTTGCCTGCTGCTGTGGGAACATCTTGTGTCATCTCTTCaccaaatacaggaaaaatgaagcaaagcGCAGAGAG GTTTtatcagcagctgcagctgctggtgtGTCTGTAGCTTTTGGTGCACCGATTGGAGGAGTGCTCTTTAGCCTGGAAGAG GTCAGTTATTATTTTCCTCTTAAGACACTGTGGCGCTCTTTCTTTGCTGCTCTGGTAGCTGCGTTTACTCTGCGCTCCATCAACCCTTTTGGGAACAGCCGCCTGGTTCTCTTCTATGTGGAGTTTCACATGCCGTGGCATCTTCTGGAGCTTATACCATTCATCCTTTTGGGAATATTTGGTGGGCTTTGGGGAGCTTTCTTCATTCGCAGCAACATTGCCTGGTGCAGGCGACGCAAGACAACCAAACTTGGCAAATACCCAGTGCTGGAGGTGTTTGTAGTGACTGCAATCACAGCTGTCCTGGCCTTCCCCAATGAATACACCAGAATGAGCACCAGCGAGCTGATTTCTGAGCTATTCAATGACTGTGGGATTTTGGACTCTTCCAAGCTCTGCGAGTATGTGAATGATTTCAACAGCACCAAAGGGGATGACCTGCCAGACCGAGCTGCTGGCCCAGGAGTTTACacagccatgtggcagctggcTTTGGCCCTTATAATGAAAGTCTTCATTACAATCTTCACCTTCGGCATGAAG GTCCCTTCAGGTCTCTTCATCCCCAGTATGGCAGTCGGCGCTATTGTGGGCAGATTGCTAGGAGTAGGAATGGAGCAGCTGGCGTTTTACCACCACGACTGGGTCATCTTCAGTGGCTGGTGCAGCCAAGGGGCTGACTGTATCACTCCTGGTCTCTATGCAATGGTTGGGGCTGCAGCGTGTCTAG GTGGGGTGACCCGAATGACTGTGTCCCTGGTGGTCATTATGTTTGAGCTCACTGGTGGACTGGAATACATAGTTCCTCTGatggcagcagccatgaccagcAAGTGGGTGGCAGATGCCATTGGGCGGGAAGGCATTTATGATGCCCATATTCGTCTCAACGGCTACCCTTTCTTGGAAGCCAAGGAAGAGTTCTCGCACAAGACACTTGCAATGGATGTAATGAGGCCACGGAGGAACGATCCGCCTCTGACTGTCATCACTCAGGACAGCATGACAGTAGAAGATGTTGAGGCCATAATCAATGAAACAACGTACAGTGGCTACCCAGTGGTGGTGTCACGGGAGTCCCAAAGGCTTGTTGGATTTGTCCTCAGGAGAGACCTCATCATTTCAATCG AAAACGCCCGGAAGAAGCAGGATGGGATTGTGAGCACTTCAATTATTTATTTCACTGACCACTCTCCTCCACTGCCTCCGAGCTCCCCGTCCATGCTCAAACTCAGGAGCATCCTGGACCTCAGTCCTTTCACAGTGACAGACCAAACGCCCATGGAAATTGTCGTGGATATATTCCGCAAGCTCGGATTGCGCCAGTGCCTGGTCACTCACAACGG GAAGCTACTTGGGATCATTACCAAAAAGGATGTATTAAAGCACATTGCACAGCTGGCTAACCAGGACCCAGACTCTATACTCTTCAATTAA
- the LOC112990889 gene encoding H(+)/Cl(-) exchange transporter 5 isoform X7 has protein sequence MMTLRLTERWEITSRSKESTWALIHSVSDAFSGWLLMLLIGLLAGSLAGLIDISAHWMTDLKEGVCLAGFWFNHEHCCWKSNTTFTDRDKCPEWKSWSQLIIGHGEGAFAYILNYFMYVMWALLFSLLAVLLVKGFAPYACGSGIPEIKTILSGFIIRGYLGKWTLIIKTITLVLAVSSGLSLGKEGPLVHVACCCGNILCHLFTKYRKNEAKRREVLSAAAAAGVSVAFGAPIGGVLFSLEEVSYYFPLKTLWRSFFAALVAAFTLRSINPFGNSRLVLFYVEFHMPWHLLELIPFILLGIFGGLWGAFFIRSNIAWCRRRKTTKLGKYPVLEVFVVTAITAVLAFPNEYTRMSTSELISELFNDCGILDSSKLCEYVNDFNSTKGDDLPDRAAGPGVYTAMWQLALALIMKVFITIFTFGMKVPSGLFIPSMAVGAIVGRLLGVGMEQLAFYHHDWVIFSGWCSQGADCITPGLYAMVGAAACLGGVTRMTVSLVVIMFELTGGLEYIVPLMAAAMTSKWVADAIGREGIYDAHIRLNGYPFLEAKEEFSHKTLAMDVMRPRRNDPPLTVITQDSMTVEDVEAIINETTYSGYPVVVSRESQRLVGFVLRRDLIISIENARKKQDGIVSTSIIYFTDHSPPLPPSSPSMLKLRSILDLSPFTVTDQTPMEIVVDIFRKLGLRQCLVTHNGKLLGIITKKDVLKHIAQLANQDPDSILFN, from the exons atTACCAGTAGAAGTAAAGAGTCAACATGGGCCCTGATACACAGTGTGAGTGATGCTTTTTCTGGCTGGTTGTTGATGCTTCTCATAGGGTTGTTAGCAG GTTCCTTAGCTGGTCTGATAGATATCTCTGCCCATTGGATGACAGATCTGAAAGAAGGAGTGTGTTTGGCAGGCTTCTGGTTTAACCATGAGCACTGCTGTTGGAAATCTAACACAACGTTTACAGACAGAGACAAGTGTCCAGAGTGGAAGAGCTGGTCACAGCTTATTATTGGCCATGGGGAG GGGGCGTTTGCATATATTCTCAACTACTTCATGTACGTTATGTGGGCCTTGTTATTCTCCCTTCTTGCTGTGTTACTTGTAAAGGGGTTTGCTCCTTATGCCTGTGGCTcaggaatcccagag ATCAAAACTATCTTAAGTGGTTTCATCATTAGAGGCTACCTGGGCAAGTGGACGCTGATCATCAAAACCATCACCTTAGTGTTGGCAGTGTCCTCTGGCCTGAGCTTGGGAAAAGAGGGCCCCCTGGTGCACGTTGCCTGCTGCTGTGGGAACATCTTGTGTCATCTCTTCaccaaatacaggaaaaatgaagcaaagcGCAGAGAG GTTTtatcagcagctgcagctgctggtgtGTCTGTAGCTTTTGGTGCACCGATTGGAGGAGTGCTCTTTAGCCTGGAAGAG GTCAGTTATTATTTTCCTCTTAAGACACTGTGGCGCTCTTTCTTTGCTGCTCTGGTAGCTGCGTTTACTCTGCGCTCCATCAACCCTTTTGGGAACAGCCGCCTGGTTCTCTTCTATGTGGAGTTTCACATGCCGTGGCATCTTCTGGAGCTTATACCATTCATCCTTTTGGGAATATTTGGTGGGCTTTGGGGAGCTTTCTTCATTCGCAGCAACATTGCCTGGTGCAGGCGACGCAAGACAACCAAACTTGGCAAATACCCAGTGCTGGAGGTGTTTGTAGTGACTGCAATCACAGCTGTCCTGGCCTTCCCCAATGAATACACCAGAATGAGCACCAGCGAGCTGATTTCTGAGCTATTCAATGACTGTGGGATTTTGGACTCTTCCAAGCTCTGCGAGTATGTGAATGATTTCAACAGCACCAAAGGGGATGACCTGCCAGACCGAGCTGCTGGCCCAGGAGTTTACacagccatgtggcagctggcTTTGGCCCTTATAATGAAAGTCTTCATTACAATCTTCACCTTCGGCATGAAG GTCCCTTCAGGTCTCTTCATCCCCAGTATGGCAGTCGGCGCTATTGTGGGCAGATTGCTAGGAGTAGGAATGGAGCAGCTGGCGTTTTACCACCACGACTGGGTCATCTTCAGTGGCTGGTGCAGCCAAGGGGCTGACTGTATCACTCCTGGTCTCTATGCAATGGTTGGGGCTGCAGCGTGTCTAG GTGGGGTGACCCGAATGACTGTGTCCCTGGTGGTCATTATGTTTGAGCTCACTGGTGGACTGGAATACATAGTTCCTCTGatggcagcagccatgaccagcAAGTGGGTGGCAGATGCCATTGGGCGGGAAGGCATTTATGATGCCCATATTCGTCTCAACGGCTACCCTTTCTTGGAAGCCAAGGAAGAGTTCTCGCACAAGACACTTGCAATGGATGTAATGAGGCCACGGAGGAACGATCCGCCTCTGACTGTCATCACTCAGGACAGCATGACAGTAGAAGATGTTGAGGCCATAATCAATGAAACAACGTACAGTGGCTACCCAGTGGTGGTGTCACGGGAGTCCCAAAGGCTTGTTGGATTTGTCCTCAGGAGAGACCTCATCATTTCAATCG AAAACGCCCGGAAGAAGCAGGATGGGATTGTGAGCACTTCAATTATTTATTTCACTGACCACTCTCCTCCACTGCCTCCGAGCTCCCCGTCCATGCTCAAACTCAGGAGCATCCTGGACCTCAGTCCTTTCACAGTGACAGACCAAACGCCCATGGAAATTGTCGTGGATATATTCCGCAAGCTCGGATTGCGCCAGTGCCTGGTCACTCACAACGG GAAGCTACTTGGGATCATTACCAAAAAGGATGTATTAAAGCACATTGCACAGCTGGCTAACCAGGACCCAGACTCTATACTCTTCAATTAA
- the LOC112990889 gene encoding H(+)/Cl(-) exchange transporter 5 isoform X6 produces MNGTSKMMDFLEEPLPGVGTYEDFNTIDWVREKSRDRDRHREITSRSKESTWALIHSVSDAFSGWLLMLLIGLLAGSLAGLIDISAHWMTDLKEGVCLAGFWFNHEHCCWKSNTTFTDRDKCPEWKSWSQLIIGHGEGAFAYILNYFMYVMWALLFSLLAVLLVKGFAPYACGSGIPEIKTILSGFIIRGYLGKWTLIIKTITLVLAVSSGLSLGKEGPLVHVACCCGNILCHLFTKYRKNEAKRREVLSAAAAAGVSVAFGAPIGGVLFSLEEVSYYFPLKTLWRSFFAALVAAFTLRSINPFGNSRLVLFYVEFHMPWHLLELIPFILLGIFGGLWGAFFIRSNIAWCRRRKTTKLGKYPVLEVFVVTAITAVLAFPNEYTRMSTSELISELFNDCGILDSSKLCEYVNDFNSTKGDDLPDRAAGPGVYTAMWQLALALIMKVFITIFTFGMKVPSGLFIPSMAVGAIVGRLLGVGMEQLAFYHHDWVIFSGWCSQGADCITPGLYAMVGAAACLGGVTRMTVSLVVIMFELTGGLEYIVPLMAAAMTSKWVADAIGREGIYDAHIRLNGYPFLEAKEEFSHKTLAMDVMRPRRNDPPLTVITQDSMTVEDVEAIINETTYSGYPVVVSRESQRLVGFVLRRDLIISIENARKKQDGIVSTSIIYFTDHSPPLPPSSPSMLKLRSILDLSPFTVTDQTPMEIVVDIFRKLGLRQCLVTHNGKLLGIITKKDVLKHIAQLANQDPDSILFN; encoded by the exons ATGAACGGCACAAGCAAAATGATGGATTTCCTGGAGGAACCTCTTCCTGGTGTGGGGACCTACGAAGATTTTAACACTATAGATTGGGTGCGAGAGAAGTCCAGGGACCGGGACAGGCACAGAGAG atTACCAGTAGAAGTAAAGAGTCAACATGGGCCCTGATACACAGTGTGAGTGATGCTTTTTCTGGCTGGTTGTTGATGCTTCTCATAGGGTTGTTAGCAG GTTCCTTAGCTGGTCTGATAGATATCTCTGCCCATTGGATGACAGATCTGAAAGAAGGAGTGTGTTTGGCAGGCTTCTGGTTTAACCATGAGCACTGCTGTTGGAAATCTAACACAACGTTTACAGACAGAGACAAGTGTCCAGAGTGGAAGAGCTGGTCACAGCTTATTATTGGCCATGGGGAG GGGGCGTTTGCATATATTCTCAACTACTTCATGTACGTTATGTGGGCCTTGTTATTCTCCCTTCTTGCTGTGTTACTTGTAAAGGGGTTTGCTCCTTATGCCTGTGGCTcaggaatcccagag ATCAAAACTATCTTAAGTGGTTTCATCATTAGAGGCTACCTGGGCAAGTGGACGCTGATCATCAAAACCATCACCTTAGTGTTGGCAGTGTCCTCTGGCCTGAGCTTGGGAAAAGAGGGCCCCCTGGTGCACGTTGCCTGCTGCTGTGGGAACATCTTGTGTCATCTCTTCaccaaatacaggaaaaatgaagcaaagcGCAGAGAG GTTTtatcagcagctgcagctgctggtgtGTCTGTAGCTTTTGGTGCACCGATTGGAGGAGTGCTCTTTAGCCTGGAAGAG GTCAGTTATTATTTTCCTCTTAAGACACTGTGGCGCTCTTTCTTTGCTGCTCTGGTAGCTGCGTTTACTCTGCGCTCCATCAACCCTTTTGGGAACAGCCGCCTGGTTCTCTTCTATGTGGAGTTTCACATGCCGTGGCATCTTCTGGAGCTTATACCATTCATCCTTTTGGGAATATTTGGTGGGCTTTGGGGAGCTTTCTTCATTCGCAGCAACATTGCCTGGTGCAGGCGACGCAAGACAACCAAACTTGGCAAATACCCAGTGCTGGAGGTGTTTGTAGTGACTGCAATCACAGCTGTCCTGGCCTTCCCCAATGAATACACCAGAATGAGCACCAGCGAGCTGATTTCTGAGCTATTCAATGACTGTGGGATTTTGGACTCTTCCAAGCTCTGCGAGTATGTGAATGATTTCAACAGCACCAAAGGGGATGACCTGCCAGACCGAGCTGCTGGCCCAGGAGTTTACacagccatgtggcagctggcTTTGGCCCTTATAATGAAAGTCTTCATTACAATCTTCACCTTCGGCATGAAG GTCCCTTCAGGTCTCTTCATCCCCAGTATGGCAGTCGGCGCTATTGTGGGCAGATTGCTAGGAGTAGGAATGGAGCAGCTGGCGTTTTACCACCACGACTGGGTCATCTTCAGTGGCTGGTGCAGCCAAGGGGCTGACTGTATCACTCCTGGTCTCTATGCAATGGTTGGGGCTGCAGCGTGTCTAG GTGGGGTGACCCGAATGACTGTGTCCCTGGTGGTCATTATGTTTGAGCTCACTGGTGGACTGGAATACATAGTTCCTCTGatggcagcagccatgaccagcAAGTGGGTGGCAGATGCCATTGGGCGGGAAGGCATTTATGATGCCCATATTCGTCTCAACGGCTACCCTTTCTTGGAAGCCAAGGAAGAGTTCTCGCACAAGACACTTGCAATGGATGTAATGAGGCCACGGAGGAACGATCCGCCTCTGACTGTCATCACTCAGGACAGCATGACAGTAGAAGATGTTGAGGCCATAATCAATGAAACAACGTACAGTGGCTACCCAGTGGTGGTGTCACGGGAGTCCCAAAGGCTTGTTGGATTTGTCCTCAGGAGAGACCTCATCATTTCAATCG AAAACGCCCGGAAGAAGCAGGATGGGATTGTGAGCACTTCAATTATTTATTTCACTGACCACTCTCCTCCACTGCCTCCGAGCTCCCCGTCCATGCTCAAACTCAGGAGCATCCTGGACCTCAGTCCTTTCACAGTGACAGACCAAACGCCCATGGAAATTGTCGTGGATATATTCCGCAAGCTCGGATTGCGCCAGTGCCTGGTCACTCACAACGG GAAGCTACTTGGGATCATTACCAAAAAGGATGTATTAAAGCACATTGCACAGCTGGCTAACCAGGACCCAGACTCTATACTCTTCAATTAA